In Mercenaria mercenaria strain notata chromosome 15, MADL_Memer_1, whole genome shotgun sequence, a single genomic region encodes these proteins:
- the LOC128548860 gene encoding uncharacterized protein LOC128548860, giving the protein MHFNIPHGGGKTVKIDPKIQKYGTFVGSRGIRITSNNDISVIFTNTYDTDNTIDSCNIILVANIARNYTISSYSSIYGSVLLVAGVTNDTNVTIFNGTDVLYSAIINLFDVLQYRSCVTSCDVTGIRVIADKPVSVSSGSTYAALLTNSGARGDYIVSEMHPLKTWSRTYIVSPVLPKTAFVSRILVENSFSSVTVSNISESYRLTPSSSSQYFETEALVLTSDHPFSLTQYGVSYDSDDNSGNPFMTVVPGVDQYINNYIFTVPHGYYGNLKQYVSLIVPKMYKDSLVLDGMSLHVYNQTNRAKILDDPAPFDTYTILTFRVNEGYHHFYHSSEKVTFGVFVYGHGYFLSYGFFAGYDLNGDCRIQTSTSTTTSISTSTMTSSTTSSTSLLQPRGQMCYNCEEFSHVDLCDTVKQCSKQEVCFTERYEDSGQTKFKTGCPLQNVRISLLHRVKL; this is encoded by the exons ATGCATTTCAACATTCCGCATGGCGGAGGGAAAACAGTTAAAATTGATCCAAAGATACAAAAATATGGGACTTTTGTTGGTTCACGCGGTATCAGAATTACGTCTAACAACGACATCTCGGTGATTTTTACGAATACATATGATACCGATAATACTATAGATTCGTGTAATATTATACTAGTTGCTAATATTGCACGAAATTACACCATATCATCTTATAGTAGCATTTACGGAAGTGTTCTCTTGGTGGCTGGtgtaacaaatgatacaaatgtaacaattttcaatgGCACAGACGTCCTTTACTCAGCCATCATTAACCTGTTTGACGTATTGCAATACAGGTCATGTGTTACGTCTTGTGATGTCACAGGCATACGCGTTATTGCTGATAAACCAGTTTCTGTTTCGTCCGGATCAACATACGCAGCTCTTCTGACAAACAGTGGTGCCAGAGGTGATTACATAGTTTCTGAAATGCATCCTTTAAAAACATGGTCTCGTACATACATCGTGTCTCCAGTGTTACCAAAGACCGCTTTTGTCAGCAGAATTTTGGTGGAAAATTCATTTTCCAGTGTAACGGTCTCTAACATTTCAGAATCATACAGGCTCACTCCATCTTCATCCAGCCAATATTTCGAAACGGAGGCTCTTGTTCTTACCTCTGATCATCCATTCTCACTAACTCAATATGGTGTTAGTTATGACTCTGATGATAACTCTGGAAACCCTTTTATGACAGTCGTACCTGGAGTAGACCAGTATATcaacaattatatatttacagtacCACATGGTTATTACGGAAATTTGAAACAATATGTGTCTCTCATCGTACCTAAAATGTACAAAGATAGTTTAGTTCTTGATGGAATGTCCCTACACGTATATAATCAGACAAACCGTGCAAAGATATTAGATGATCCCGCTCCATTTGATACTTATACGATCTTGACATTCAGAGTGAATGAAGGCTACCACCATTTCTATCATTCATCCGAGAAAGTGACATTTGGTGTGTTCGTGTACGGTCATGGATACTTTTTAAGCTATGGGTTTTTTGCCGGTTATGACTTAAACG GCGATTGCCGTATTCAAACATCAACGTCAACCACAACGTCGATTTCAACGTCAACTATGACGTCATCTACGACGTCATCTACTTCCTTATTACAAC CAAGAGGACAAATGTGTTACAACTGCGAAGAATTTAGCCATGTCGACCTTTGTGATACAGTGAAGCAATGCAGCAAACAGGAG